The following is a genomic window from Thermotoga sp..
CCTCAAGCGATATCTCCCTCAATGCCTTGAGGGTTTCAGTTTTATCGTCGAGGTTTCTCGAAGAGCAAACGGGACATTCTCCACGGTCCTCTGTGAACTGGTACCCACAATCCCTGCATCTCTTCAGAGAATTGTAAACGGGGACGAAGATCCCATCTTTCTCTTCAACCCCGTGAATCCCTCCCTTCACGATAAGATCGTAAACGTGTCCTCTTGTTGCCGTGAACAGAATGATTCCTTCGCCCGTCACAGCCTCGTGGACTAGGATGTTTCTTTCCCTACGAGAAGAAGCCTTCCCCAGGAACTTCGAGATCGTATCCGCCTTGGTTGGCGACTCAACGACTATCAGAAGGGAGCGAGAAGTGTCAAAAGACCCTTCCCCCAGACTCTTTCTGCTCTCTTCCACCTCACGAACGAGTTTCTCCCAATCTACCTCCGGTTCTTCGACGATCTCTTCTTCTGCGATAAGAAGAAGACGGGTTCTCAAAGACTCGAAGACTTCCTCATCTTCCTCAAAGATCACCGACAAACCCTTGACGAGCACGCCGTTCAATATTCTCGATGATCTTCCGGACGCCTGAATGTAGGTGTAGATGTCGGGAACGATGAGTTCTTCACCTCTCACAGCAGAACCCCTGAAAATTTTCTTCACTCTCTCTACGAGTTCTTCTTGGGAAAAGTGCGATTTTGCGAGTTTTCTGAGCTCCTCGTCACCTATTTTCTTCTCTTTTATCAAACCTGATTCTCTGAGGAGCCTAGTGAGGACGAACTTTGGAGCCCTGTTGAGATCCAAGGAAAATCTCATAGAAGGGGCACCCCAGAAGATCACGTACTTTATCCTCTCTGGAAGATCAACTCCCCTCGTTAGCTTTCCATAATACGCCTGCACACCCACTAGAACATTGATTTCTCCGTTTTTGAATGCCTCGAAGTTTTCTTCGAACCTTTCCCAAGTTTCTCCCACCCTTATTCCTTGTTCTTTCAAATACTCGACCAGATTCCTACCTTCTTCCTCCGTCTGTGTGAAGATCAAAACACCGTCCCTGAACGTCTCGAGCAGTTCTATCAAACGCTTTCTGGATTTTCTGGAAATCCTCACGTGCGTGATGTTTCGTGCCACGGACACCAACCTACCCACAGTGAAATTGAGGAGGTCTCTGAACAGCAAAGGCCTGATCCCACGCGGCTTGGCTGTGGCAGAGGAAACCACAAGAATTCCTGTCTTCAAACTTTTCGGTTTTTCGTAGATCTTTCCCTGCTTAATGGCGGAGAACGCCTTCTTTATAACGTCCTCGGGGATCCCTACCATTGTGAGTAGGGTGTCTATGTTACGAGAGGCCTTGAGAACTGCATCCACATCGTCCACGAAGACGAAGTCAAATTTCTTCTTAGAAAGCTCCTCTCTGTGTTTAGAAACAAATTGTGTAGAAACAACGAGTACGTGATAGTCACCCTTCTTGAAACTTTCCTCGAAATTCTTCCTCTCTTCCTTTTTCATGGAAGAGTAGAATCCCAGGATTCTAACACCTTCAGCCATTTCCCTCAACCTTTCAAGTGTCTGCTTGACGAGGGTCACTGTGGGAAAGACGAGAGCAGACTTTTTTCCCTTTTTTGCAAGCCACAGGGACGCTATCATTCCAAACGTGGTTTTCCCCACTCCCGTCGGTGCAACCATCGTAAAACTTTTCCCCAAAACCATTCTCTTGGCCCACAGCCGTTGGTATCCCGTCAAGTCCTTCCCGAACACTTCTTTGAAAAAATTTCGAAAGTCTTCGTACTCGCTCCAGAATCTGTGATAGAAGCGATAATCCTTCAACGTTCTTTTCTCAAGAAGTGCCTTATAGATGTCAGAAGGGGACTCCTCGGGAAGGCATACTTCACATGGGAGTCCCCTCTCATTCCTCTCGTCGGTGTTCACCCCACCACAGTTTATACACGAGTGGTAGTACTTCGAGTTCACCGCCAACTCTCCAGATACCTCCTTTGTTTCTCCGTTAAACTGTCTATCTTCACGTTCATCGATTTCAGCTTCATCATAGCCACCTTCTCGTCCACCTCGGATGGGAGAGTGTAAACTCTTGGTTTCATGTTCGTGTGATTCTCCAGAAGATGTAATACGGCGAAGGTTTGGAGAGCAAACGAAAGATCCATGATCTCGATGGGATGACCGTCTCCCGCCGCGAGGTTGACCAGTCGACCTTCTGCGAGGAGAAAGACCGTCTTTCCGTTCTTCAACACGTAACCCGTCACGTTTGAACGCGCTTCGAATTTCTCAACGGCGACCTCTTCAAGTACCTTTACAGGGATTTCCACGTTAAAATGACCCGCATTGGCCAGAACCGCTCCGTTTTTAAGAGAGAGAATGTCCTCCTCGGTGAGCACATCCGTGTTCCCCGTGGCCGTTATGACGAAATCGGCCAGTTTGACAGCCTCTTTCATCGGCAACACCTCAAAACCGTCCATGATCGCTTCCACCGCTTTAACAGGATCTACTTCCGTCACGATCACCTTTGCTCCGAGACCAGAAGCTCTCAAAGCGATTCCTCTTCCGCACCAACCATAACCGGCAACCACGACTCTTTTTCCAGCGATCAGAAGATTCGTGTTTCTCATGATAGCATCCCACGTGGATTGTCCCGTTCCATATCTGTTGTCAAAGAGGAACTTCATTTTCGAGTCGTTCACAGCGATGACCGGTACTTTCAACTTTCCAGATTTTTCAAGGGCTTTCAGGCGTTTCACACCGGTTGTGGTTTCTTCAGAAACACCCTTCAAACTTCCGAGGGCATCGGTTCTCTCAGTGTGCGCCATAACCGTGAGATCTCCTCCATCATCTATTATGAAATCAGGCCTTTCATCGAGCACCTTCATGAGGTTCCTTCGGTACATGTTTTCGTCGCGAGTCCTCTTCGCGTAAACGGTGATACCCTTTTCCTTGAGGGCCTCTGCCACATCATCCTGCGTGGAAAGAGGGTTACTTCCTGTGACGACGACGTTCGCTCCGAGTTTTGCAAGCGTGATCGCAAGATACGCCGTCTTCGCTTCTAGATGTATGCTCATTCCAACCGTCACACCCTCGAGTGGCCTTTTCTCCGAAAATTCCTTCGATATCTCGTTCAGAAGAGGCATGTATCTGGAAACCCAGTTTATTTTCATCTCACCTGTCTTCATTGTGCCGTCCCTCCAAAATTTTCTCGAAGAATCTCAGTATCTTCGTTCCAAAGAACTCCTCCTGGCTGATTGGCTCCACTTTTATCACATGGAATCCAAAGAGCCTTCCCATGAGAACGTCGGTGAAAAGTTGATCCCCTATCATCACACAGCGCTTGGGATCCATCTTTTCTTTCTTCAAAAATCTCCAGACCTTGAAACTAAAAGGCTTCCCCGCCCGCCAAACGAACGTGGCCGGGAGATCGACTTTCCTTGGCTTACCGTTGGAAATGATTACCACGTGCGCTTTACCTGACAAATCCTCCAGGATCTTTTTTTTCTCCTCCGATAACTCACTTTTTCTCCACGGAGCGAGCGTGTTATCGAAATCGAACAGAAAATACCTGTACCCTTTCCGAATCAAACCATCGAAGTCGATGGCTTCCACTCTTTTCACACGCGTCACCTTTCTCATGCTTCTCCAGGATTCTCCCTCACATCGACGATTTCAAGCTCGACCATCTCCTTACAACCTTCCAGAAGCTCGATTGCTTCTTTTGGAAAGGGAGTTATGATCCTCAGAACACCGTCCTCATACTTTCTGATGTTGAACATGTGCTCTTCGACTTCCAGAAGGTAGTTCAGAAGGTGAACATCTTCCTTGGATACCTTCAC
Proteins encoded in this region:
- a CDS encoding DUF4911 domain-containing protein, which gives rise to MEYDIYVKVSKEDVHLLNYLLEVEEHMFNIRKYEDGVLRIITPFPKEAIELLEGCKEMVELEIVDVRENPGEA
- the rgy gene encoding reverse gyrase; the protein is MNSKYYHSCINCGGVNTDERNERGLPCEVCLPEESPSDIYKALLEKRTLKDYRFYHRFWSEYEDFRNFFKEVFGKDLTGYQRLWAKRMVLGKSFTMVAPTGVGKTTFGMIASLWLAKKGKKSALVFPTVTLVKQTLERLREMAEGVRILGFYSSMKKEERKNFEESFKKGDYHVLVVSTQFVSKHREELSKKKFDFVFVDDVDAVLKASRNIDTLLTMVGIPEDVIKKAFSAIKQGKIYEKPKSLKTGILVVSSATAKPRGIRPLLFRDLLNFTVGRLVSVARNITHVRISRKSRKRLIELLETFRDGVLIFTQTEEEGRNLVEYLKEQGIRVGETWERFEENFEAFKNGEINVLVGVQAYYGKLTRGVDLPERIKYVIFWGAPSMRFSLDLNRAPKFVLTRLLRESGLIKEKKIGDEELRKLAKSHFSQEELVERVKKIFRGSAVRGEELIVPDIYTYIQASGRSSRILNGVLVKGLSVIFEEDEEVFESLRTRLLLIAEEEIVEEPEVDWEKLVREVEESRKSLGEGSFDTSRSLLIVVESPTKADTISKFLGKASSRRERNILVHEAVTGEGIILFTATRGHVYDLIVKGGIHGVEEKDGIFVPVYNSLKRCRDCGYQFTEDRGECPVCSSRNLDDKTETLKALREISLE
- a CDS encoding YqeG family HAD IIIA-type phosphatase, with amino-acid sequence MRKVTRVKRVEAIDFDGLIRKGYRYFLFDFDNTLAPWRKSELSEEKKKILEDLSGKAHVVIISNGKPRKVDLPATFVWRAGKPFSFKVWRFLKKEKMDPKRCVMIGDQLFTDVLMGRLFGFHVIKVEPISQEEFFGTKILRFFEKILEGRHNEDR
- a CDS encoding adenosylhomocysteinase, coding for MKTGEMKINWVSRYMPLLNEISKEFSEKRPLEGVTVGMSIHLEAKTAYLAITLAKLGANVVVTGSNPLSTQDDVAEALKEKGITVYAKRTRDENMYRRNLMKVLDERPDFIIDDGGDLTVMAHTERTDALGSLKGVSEETTTGVKRLKALEKSGKLKVPVIAVNDSKMKFLFDNRYGTGQSTWDAIMRNTNLLIAGKRVVVAGYGWCGRGIALRASGLGAKVIVTEVDPVKAVEAIMDGFEVLPMKEAVKLADFVITATGNTDVLTEEDILSLKNGAVLANAGHFNVEIPVKVLEEVAVEKFEARSNVTGYVLKNGKTVFLLAEGRLVNLAAGDGHPIEIMDLSFALQTFAVLHLLENHTNMKPRVYTLPSEVDEKVAMMKLKSMNVKIDSLTEKQRRYLESWR